The nucleotide sequence CCAACTTGCCACTCGCCACCCGGCGCCGAGCTTCGCTCGGCGCCGAGAGCAGTGCCCAAGAACCTCAGTCCTCGATTTGCTTCCGTCGAGCCTTGTCCGCCTTGCGTTGAGCTCTCATCGCTCGCTTCTGTTCCAAGAACGGCTTGATCCGATCTCTCCAAAGAGGCTTGGCAACGAAGAACGCGATCGCACCAACCACCAGCACTACCGCTACGACGATGAGGGCAATCACGGTTGACTTCTCAAGTCCCGAACCTTGCGATTCAGACGAGGCATCGCTCTCGTAGTAGTCGTCTCCACCGTCGTCAGACTTCACCGATCCGCCCTGCGGGGCCAGAACCGGCACCGACCCTGAGGGCCGCGTGGTGCGCTGAACGACCGATTCGTCGACATCGTCCTTGTTGAGCTTGTAGAGATTGTTCCGAAGGTATCGGTGAGTCTGTTCCTCGTCGGCGACGAATTCATTCTTGTATCGACTATCAGCCCAGGAGGTTTTGCCGCTGGCCTGAACATGCAGTGCGCCATCCTTGATCGTGTACGTGCGATCTTCGGAAGAGTTCTTGCCCTCATAGCTGGTCTTCGTCGAAAAGCCGTCGTTCTGCTCGAGCAGTTGCCTGCGTACATCCTTGGTCAGGCGCACTGGTACTCGACTCTCAATAGGGTGCATGTCTCACTTCTTCGTCATGCTACGGGAGAACGACGCTTGCGACTGGTGCGCACCCGCGCGGAGATCCGCGCGGCGACCGCCACGTGTTGCGTGCCGCTGCCGAAGGATCAAGCTCTTTTCGGCTGACTTCTCGCAATCCTGTCCTCCCGCTAGACCCATCTTCGTCGCCCTGGTGTAATCACCCTCAAGAGAAAGCAGGGCCACCGTGCGCTACATGATCACCATCTACTCGAACCCCACCGCCGACGCGGCCTGGGCGACCACCGAACGCGAAACCCTCGACGCCACCCACGGCGCGGTCATCGCAGAACTGGCGGCCAGCAAAGAGCTCGTCGACACCAACGAGCTCGACACCGAGAACGTCACGGTCATCGGCCACCACAACGGCACCCCCGTCACCACCCGCGGCCCGTTCACCGAGGGCACCGAGTACATCGGCGGCTATTACCTCGTCGACGTCGCCAGCCACGAGCGCGCGGTCGAGATCGCCGGCAAGTTCGCCGAGGTCAAGTACTCGCCCATCGAGGTCCGCCGCCTGCTCCACACGGAAGAAGCGAGCTGAGCCATGGAATACCTCCTGCTGATCATCTCCGACCCCGCCGCCCCCACCTACATCCCTGAAGAAGACAACATCGAAGAGTGGGTCGCCGACCTCGAGCGCCGCGGAGCCGCCCGCGCCGGCAACCGCCTGCGCCCACCCTCCGACGCCACGACGGTGACGGTGCGCGACGGCAAGACGATCCTCACCGACGGCCCGTTCACCGAGTCGAAAGAGTCCATCGCCGGCTTCGACCTCATCGACGTCGACAACCTAGACGAGGCCCTCGAGATCGCTGCCGCCCACCCGATGGCCCGCTTCGGCCGCGTCGAGGTGCGCCCGGTCTGGCCGTTCGAATAACAAGGCACCGGATGCCCGCACCCCGCAGCGCGGCGACCAAGGCGAGCACAACCCTCGCCGAGGTCGCCGCCTCCGAGCGCCTCCGCATCGTCGCAACCCTGATCCGCACCACCGGCGACTGGGATCTCGCCGAAGACTGCTTCCACGACGCCGTCACCCGTGCCCTGACGACGTGGCCCGAGCGCGGCATCCCCGACAACCCCGGCGCCTGGCTCACGACGGTCGCGAAAAACGCAGCCATCGACGCGATCCGCAAGGCGAAGGCCGAGCACCGCGCCACCGAGCGCGCCGCCCGCGAACCCACACCCGAGGCAGACGAGGAGGCGACCGTGCACGACAACATCGACGACGACCGCCTCCGCCTCATCTTCACCTGCTGCCACCCCGCACTGGCACTCGAAAATCGCGTCGCCTTCACCCTCCGCACCGTCCTCGGCCTGACCGTCGCCGAGACCGCGCACGTCTTCCTGGTGAGCGAGCAGACCATGCAGAAGCGCCTGGTGCGCACGCGCGCGAAGATCCGCGCGGCCGGCATCCCGTACCGCGTGCCCCCGCCGCACCTGCTGCCCGAGCGCACCGCGGGGGTTCTCGCCGTGCTCTACCTCCTCTTCACCGAAGGCTATTCATCCGGTAGCGGATCCGACCTCGTGCGCCCCGCCCTCGCCGACGAGGCGATCCGCCTCACGCGTCTGGTGGCCCAGCTCCTGCCGCAGCAGCCCGAGGTGCTGGCCCTGCTCGCCCTCGAGCTCTTCCAGCACTCGCGCGCCGCGTCGCGCCTCGACGCCGCCGGTGACCTCGTGCTGCTCGAAGACCAAGACCGCTCCCGCTGGAACACCGACGCGATCATCGAGGCCTCCCGGATGCTCGCCGAAGCCGAGCACACCCTCCACATCCTCGGCGCCACCCCAGGCCCCTACCTGCTGCAGGCCCAGATCGCCGCCGAGCACGCGACCGCCCCGACGGCCGCGTCGACGAACTTCGCCCGTATCGCCACCCTCTACGCCCACCTCAGCCAGGTGGCTCCGTCGCCCATCGTCGACCTCAACCGAGCGATCGCCGTGGCCTTTTCCGACGGCCCGGATGCTGGCCTCGCCCTCCTCGACACCCTCAACCTCGACGCGCACCTGGGGGAGTACCACCTCCTGCACGCGACCCGAGCCGACCTGCTCCGCCGCCTCGGCCGGCCGGCGGATGCTCTGCCGCACTACCGCCGAGCCCTCGAGCTCGCCCCCTCCGACCCCGAGCGCCGCTTCCTCCAGCGCCGCCTCGACAAGCTTCCTTAGAGGCTCCCGACTACCCGTGAACTGGATAGTTCCGCACAGCGACGATTCGCAATGCGATTGCGGGGGCGCTCACGAGGACCAGATCGGGAGATTCGAGGATCTGCTTGTAGACGTCATTCAATTCCCGCTTCGCATCGGGATCTTCGCCCGCCGCGATTCGTCCAAGAGCGACCCGCATCGCGAGAGACACGACCCGATCAGCAGTCGGATCGCCCGTTAGCGACGTGTCACCGAAACCGGACACGGACTTCCCTTGGTCCCTAAGGAAATTTAGCTCCGCGCTCGCACATCGAAATCCGAGGGCGATTGTCGTCTTTGCTGCTAGCACCGGCGCACGCGCGAGGATCGAGGTGAGCTCAGTCAGATATTCAGTAGCTTGCTTTCTTGATCTACGTCCGCGTGCCATCATCACTGCTTCCGCAGCCAAGAACAGATGCCCGCCCGCCTCTTCGTGATCCGCATCATCAAATTCGCTCGAAGTCTCGTCCACCATTATGTGCCTTCAGTTTTGGCAGAGTTGACTTCACGCGATTCTTCGCCGAGCGCACTCTCATCCTCGACTGCCTGAAGACGCGGCTTCGTCATCTCCAAGCTCGCGAGATGCTTCTGAAGTCGCTTCGACATTGGCAGGAACGTGGCAAGCGTCAGGCCTCCCGAGAGTACTGCGCCAAGAACAGGCACAATTTTCGCTACCGAGACCGCGAAGAGTTGCTTGGTCAGACGAATACCAAGGTAAGCAGCCACCTTCTTCACGACTGGGAAGATGGCTCCTTTCGTAAGAGCTTGCTGCGGCAGCTTCTTGAGCACCTGGCCAGCGATCATGGTCGATACCTTCGCGACCCCCGCTTGAGCGAGCTGGACTCCGAACATCACGCCGACGAAGAGGGTCAAAATCCCCTCAGTCGCGTCGTCGAGGCTATCTCCGTCTTCTGCGAACAGATCGGGCCAGCTGTAGATGTATGCGAGTTTCTGAGCGATCCGAAGTACGTGTCCGAAGTATTGAACTATGTCCGCGGGAATCGTGCCGATGATCGCGAAACCGCCTGGTATCCCGGCAGCTGTAGAAAGCGTTGTAACTTTGGCGGTTTCGTACTTTATCGAGTCGTTGGCAACTGCCCGAATGACAGCAACCGGGATGCCAGCCGCGGCGGGATTACTGGCTACAGCCGACTCGATCTGCTCCTCGGTGCAATGCCGCTTGAGAGCCGCCCGCAAATAATTGTCCCGATCGATTCGGACGCCTGGAAGCTTGGCTGCTGCGTTCAAGGTCTGAGTGAACCTGGACCCAGGGTCCTGCGTTTCGACGGTTTTCGACATGAAGGCAATCGTAAGCGCAGCCACCGACGCTCTGGTGACGATTACCCAGCAAAGTGCACTCACCGGCACCTCGCAACGTGTCCCGTCCTGCTGTAAGTCCAGATCGCCGCCGAGCACGCGACCGCGCCGACCCCCGAGTCGACCGACTTCGCCCGCATCGCCACCCTCTACGCACACCTCAGCCGAGTCGCCCCGTCGCCCATCGTCGACCTCAACCGAGCGATCGCCGTGGCCTTTTCCGAGAGCCCGGATGCTGGCCTCGCCCTCCTCGACACTCTCCAACTCGACGCGCAGCTGGGGGAGTACCACCTTCTGCACGCCACCCGCGCCGATCTGCTCCGCCGCCTCGGCCGCCCGACGGATGCTCTCCCGCACTATCGCCGAGCCCTCGAGCTCGCCCCCTCCGACCCCGAGCGCCGCTTCCTCCAGCGCCGCATCGACGATCGAAAGGCTTCTGAATCGGTGGTCCTCCACGCTGCTAGTTCGATGCACGGGCAGACCTGATGATCAGTGTGGTCGACGTGCATCGCTACTGCCGCCGGCTGATCAACCTCTTTTCTGCTTGCCAATGTTCTTAAGCTGAGCATCCAACCAGAATCATGACAGGATGTCGACGGGCGCGAATAGGTTTCGAACTTCGTGGTCTCGCTCCACCCGAACGGATTGGGGATCTCTTGTCGATCGAGCCCATCAAGACTGTTGCTGCCGCCATTCAGAGGCTTACGTCGTCTTTTTCGGATTTCGCGTCGGCTTTCAATGGTGGCGAGTACGTGTTTTGGCTCGGGTCGGGAATCTCGCGAGACAGGGTGCCTCCTTTGGCGGCGCTTGTCGAACGTGTTTTGGAGTACCTCCGTTCGAACGCCGCTGAAGAACCTGAGGTTGGCGAGCACAGAACCGCCTTGAAGGAGGTTCTCCAGCTAGCGGGCCTGACGGCGGAGGAGTTCGAGGGCATCGACTACTCAGTTCCCGTGAAGGACTGGCCGCACCGCGAACGAATCCTCATGGCCTTGTCATCCAAGTACTCTCAAGTCCTCGATGTGCCCGTCGGAGGTGCTCGACCTGAGGACTACCTGGTCTGGTCGGTCCTGGACGTCGCGACTACTTATGGGTCACCAGATCTTGAGCCAGATGTCGAGCATCATTGCATCGCGATCCTTATGCTCGAGGGGCTAGTGGAGTCGTCGGTGACCGCGAACTGGGACGGTCTTGTAGAGCGCGCGTTAGGTGAGCTTTCACCTGCTATCGATTCGCTTGCGAGAGTGATCGTCAAGCCTGACGACTTCCGAATCAGTGGTACTCGTATCGACTTAATCAAGTTCCACGGTTGCGCAGTGCGCGCCCGGAACTCCGAGGATGAGTATCGGAACTTGATCGTAGCGCGGGAATCTCAGATTTCACGTTGGACTCAGCAGCCTGAAAACCAATCAATACGCAAGCACCTAGAGTCGCTCTACACTGATCGCCCAGCCGTGATTCTCGGTTTATCCGCGCAGGATGCGAATCTGCACACGGTATTTGCTCAAGCTATTCAGGATCTTGCGCGGCCATGGCCCTCATCTCCTCCGGCGGTGGTCCTGGCGGAGGAGGAACTGCACCCCTATCACCGCAATCTTCTCAGGATCACTTACGGGCCCAATCACCAAGAGAACTTAGAAGGTATTCGGCAATCCGCGCTTCTTGGCGTGTATGCCAAACCGACTTTGCTGGCCTTGGTCCTTCTGGCACTCCGCCACAAGCTGAGCTTCCTAATGGAGCGTGAGATTGTGAGTGTCTGGGGAGCGCCCGATGCAGAGCACCTGCACGATGGATTGTTGGCGCTCCAGGACCGCGTCGCCAGCTACGCCGATCTTGAGAGCAGTGGAGAGTTTGATCCCTCTGCGACAACGGATCTTCAGAGAAAGTTCGTTGTCCGCCTTGAAGATGTCGCCAACTTGGCCCTAACAGTGTTCCGGACCGGCCGCGCGCCATCCAGCGGCGGGCCTCTCTACGAACCCCTTTCCGATCGCCCAATCAGTCGAGCAGTCTTGAACGCCGATTTTCCCGCTCGACAGTTTGCACGGCTTGGCGTAGCACTCGCCCTCATCGGTCGCGGACTCGAATTGGGGCATTGGTCCGCGGTGCCGGGGACCAGCGGTTTGCCCGCCGATGGCGTGCTTCGCCTGATCACATCAGACCGAAGTGTCCGCGTAAATATCGTGAAGGACGCCTCGACTCTTACAGAGTTGGAGTTGTCGGGGCTTTACGAAGATGGGGATCAAGACGACTTGCTGGTCGTGGCTGATGCGCTTCCCCAAGCGCAAACTCGGTCGCCGAAGTCGACCTATGGTCGCACGGGCAACGCGGGGGCCGGAAAGTTCAGCGTCGCCAGGGGCATCGAGGAGACCGATTCGATTGGAGAACTGTTTGAGGCCTTTATGCTCGCGGGAGGCTTTTGATGCGCGCCGTGCATGATGTTCTGGCTGTGCTGGAGGAAGCTGGCTTCGAGCGTCTCCCCAAGCCATTAGTGATCGCAGGAACAGAATTCGAGTTTGAGGCAGCAGCACGTGGCGGGATTGCTTCCCATGACTTGGTGCTGATTGCGACCGACAAGCTAACCGGGAGGCGTCTACAACGTCTTGTCTCTGGGTTAGCGCGTACGCTCGATATTGCAGCATCCCGACGCCCCGTTAGCGTCGTGCTAATTGGCGGCGTGGCTTCTTCAGACCGGATCGAGCTTGAGCGATTCGCTCGCGTTCTTCCGATCTCTTCACCCGACCCCGACTTGTCAGAGATCGTGTCCGCAATCGCAGTCCTTCTGCCGTTAGACCTGCCGAACGCAAGTTTGATACATGGGTCGTCGGATCCCTTGAACGAGGTGATGGCTGTGCTTGGCCCGTCCAAGGCAGATTCCGAGCACATCGGTCTCATTCGCGCGTCCAACGACGGAGAGCTTGCGGTTCGCGAAGCGTTGCGCGTTTTCGCCAATGAAGGTACGGGGTGGCAGGACCAGGATGAGCCGGACAATGAGTGACTTTCCACTTCTTCACCTGACGGTGACGGACTTTCGGAGGATAGAAGGTGCCCGCCAGTTTCCGCTCGATGCGCCAGTTGTGCTCATCCATGGACCCAATGGCACGGGAAAGACAAGTCTTCTTTCTGCGCTCGAACTCGCGCTAACCGGCGCTATTCGGAGCATGGAGCGACAGTCCGAGCAATACATGGACCATCTACCGTTCTTCGGCCAGCCGTTTGCAACTGTCCAGGCCTTAGTCACTGACTCGCTAATGTCGGGCTCTCGGAACGCAAAGATCAAGGTTGGCGGGTCGCACTCCGAGGGCCGTCCAGCGCTACAGGATGACGCGGCGAGTTTCTACGCTGAACGGTGCTACCTGGACCAGGCTTCTCTGAGCCGCCTGCTGGATTTGTATCAGGATCGGGAAGGCAGTGGTCAGAGCGCTCTCGAAAAGTTTGTGAACGAGCTGCTTGGCCTGGAGAAACTTGACGCGCTACGTGCCGGCTTGTCTGACGCCAATGACTTCAGACGTCTCAAGAGACTCGCTCTGGGTGTGGACGAAGCCGTCCGGCAGGTGAAGGCAACTGATGAGGAGTACGCCGACGAGGTCTCACTGAGGACAGATGCTCGCATCGCAATCACCGCGGCGCGCATGGCGGTGCTCGAAGCCATGGACAGCCTTGGACTAAAGGTCGACTCAGACACCACCAACAGAAACCTGATCCGCCAAGTCAGAGCGGCACTTCGCAATGGCGTTTCTTCCGAAGAATTGGCCACCGCGACGACAGTGCATCAAGAACTAGTCGCTCTTGGTGGCCGAATCTCGGCTCTAGTTGAGAGACCCACGCCGCCGCGAGTCGACAAGACGAGGACCGCTCTCGCGACCGCGAAATCCGCTAGTGAGAAGTGGAATTTGGAAGATGGCGAAAGAGTCCGGGCTTGGGAAGCCGTCGCCCGCGCCGAGGCCGAGGCCGCGGGCGTCGTAGTTCAAAGTGAAGTGCGGCTATCCATTGAGAATGCCCTACTTGTGCTGACGCAGAAGAAGGAATCGGATAGTGCAGTTCGGAAGCAACTGGAGTCATTGACAACCGACCTAGCTGCGGAACGCCTGAATCTAGAGAGCCTTCAGAATCAGCTTGCAGATGCCCATGAACACTCGAGTGCCCTAGTGGAGATTCTCAGCGCAGCCCGTCTTGCCGTCGAAGATACAGGCGACACCTGCCCGGTTTGCGAACGCGATTTCCGTGAGACCGGTCGAGGAGCATTGCCCTCGTTTATCGACTCGAAGCTGGAAGAGCTAACGACCCACGGGGAGCATCTGGTCAGACTGCGAGGTGATCGCGACCGGCGGTCGTCTCAGGTGGTGCAGATGGAAGCGGAACTCGCTCAGCTGCAGGCCCGTAGCCTTCCGGCCGATCAGCTTTCGATCATCAGCGAACGAATTCAACTGCTTTCCAACCTGGCCACACAGACCGACGAAATCGAGCAGGTGAAGGCCCGGGGTGCTGATCTCGCTCGAACTGTAAACGATCTCCAAAAAGCACTGGATGACGTTGAGGCCCAGACGGCCGAGGAAGTCTTCTTGGCAGGCGAGATCGTCAAGTACGCGAGTCGTCTGAAAGTTGAGGCGACTCCGACCACCAGTTCGTTCAAATCCGTTTGGAACCAACTACTCGTGCAGGCTCAGGAGAACCTGTCTCACCTATCGGAAACGGCCGAGAGGCATCGAGATGCAAAGGCAGAACTAGGGCAGCTTGAGGAGCAGATTGAGCATGAGGCTGCCATCGCCAAGCGCCTGGCTGAGATTGCAGACCGAAAGAAGCTATGGAGCGGTCGGCTGAGGGAGGCGAAACGTCGCCAAGGGATCGCCAGAGAAGTCCATGAAGCTGCGACCCGGGCCCGAACCAACATCGTTCAACGTGTTTTCACCCAGTCGCTGAACGACGTCTGGAAGTCGGTATTCACAAGGCTTGCGCCGAACGAAAACTTCGTTCCGGGGTTCGGCATCCCTAGCGCCAACAAGAAGGCGTTCGACATCAAGCTCAAGACGACTCACAAACTCGGCCAGACAAGTGGCCCGCCGCAGATGATGCTTTCCGCGGGAAACCTAAACACGGCAGCCCTTTCCTTGTTCCTTGCTCTTCACCTTGCAGTTGAACCAGTCGTTCCTTGTCTAGTGTTCGACGACCCTGTTCAGGCCATGGACGAGGTGCACGTCGCACAATTCGCAGCCCTTGTCCGGCTTCTCGCGAAAAGGAATGCGAGGCAAGTCATCATTGCCGTTCACGAACGTGAGTTGTTTGAGTATCTCTCGCTCGAGCTGAGCCCAGCCTTCGAAGGCGATGAGCTCATCACTATCGAGCTTGGTGGACGAGCCGAGGACGAAGACGGTGGAGTGACCCGCCACGTTTGGAGGCCCGATGTAGCGGTCCAGAGCTAGCCAGTGAGTTGGTTCAGTCGGCGTTTCGGCACCAATTGTTCCGGAATGCTTCGGACGAGGGTTGTATGTCAATACGCGCGGCAAGGTTAGGCGCTGAAATGTGGGCCCTCCTCAGTACGCTGACCTCATGCCCCCAACTACCCGAGAAGCCCAACGAGCCGAACTCCACAAGGCAATCTGGCGGGTAGCCAACGACCTCCGCGGCAGTGTCGACGGCTGGGATTTCAAGAGCTACGTGCTCGGCATGCTCTTCTACCGCTTCATCTCCGAGAACCTCACGGCATACCTCAACCGCCAAGAGCGTGCAGCGGGCCAAGCCGACTTCGACTACGCCCAACTCCAAGACAAAGACGCCGAACACGGCCGAGCCGAGACCGTCAAGGAGAAGGGCTTCTACATCCTCCCGAGCGAGCTCTTCACAAACGTCCGCGCCAAAGCGCCCGCAGACGAGAACCTGAACGAAACCCTCTCCCGCATCTTCCAAAACATCGAAGGCAGCGCGGTCGGCTCCGAATCAGAAGATGACCTCAAAGGCCTCTTCCAAGAACTAGACCCCAACTCGAACAAGCTCGGCAACACCGTCGCTCAGCGCAACCAGAAGCTCGTCAAGCTCCTCAACGCCATCGGTGACCTTAACCTCGGCGACTTCGAAAACCACGAGATCGACGCGTTCGGCGACGCCTACGAGTACCTGATGCAGATGTACGCGGCCGCCGCCGGCAAGTCGGGTGGCGAGTACTACACGCCGCAAGAGGTCTCCGAGTTGCTCGCCCAGATCGCGAGCATCGGCAAGACCGAGCTGAAGAAGGTCTACGACCCGGCGGTCGGTTCGGGCTCGCTGCTGCTGAAGTTCCAGAAGGTGCTCGGCCCCGGCAAGGTCGGCGGATACTTCGGCCAAGAGATCAACCTCAACACCTACAACCTGGCGCGCATCAACATGTTCTTGCACGACGTGCCTTACGAGCAGTTCCATCTGGCGCACGGCGACACCCTGCTGCACCCCGCGCACTGGGACGACGAGCCGTTCGAGGCGATCGTCTCCAACCCGCCCTACTCGATCAAGTGGGAGGGCGACGCGAATCCTCTCCTCATCAACGACCCTCGCTTCGCCCCCGCCGGCGTGCTCGCCCCCAAGTCGAAGGCCGACCTTGCCTTCACGATGCACATCCTCAGCTGGCTGGCGGTCAACGGAACGGCAGCGATCGTCGAGTTCCCCGGAGTCATGTACCGCAGTGGCGCCGAGGCGAAGATCCGCAAGTACCTGGTCGACAACAACTACGTGGATGCTGTCATCCAGCTACCCGCCGACCTCTTCTTCGGCACCACCATCGCCACGTGCATCCTCGTACTCAAGAAGTCGAAGACCACCAACGAGGTCGTCTTCATCGACGCGTCCGCCGAGTTCACCCGCTCCAATACCAAGAACAAGCTCACGGATGCTCACCGCGAGCGAATCGTGACCGCTCTCGTCGAGCGCGCTCCGGTGGACCACTTCGCCGCGCTCGTCCCGAACGCTGACATCGCCGCACGCGAATACTTGCTGTCGGTCTCCTCTTATGTGCAGGCAGAAGACACGCGCGAGGCCGTCGACATCACGGCACTCAACGCCGAGATCGGACATATCGTCGCTCGCCAGGCCGAGCTGCGAAAGGCGATCGACGCGATCGTTGCCGACCTTGAGGACGCTCGTTGAGCCGGGTTAACGTCCTGCTGGACGATCTCGCACCCGGTGGCGTCGAGTTCGCTCGACTGGGTGATGTCATTCGAATCAAGAACGGACGTGACTACAAGCACCTTGGTCCGGGGGAGGTACCGGTCTACGGAACCGGTGGTGTCATGACTCATGTCGACACCGCCGCGCACGCGGGCCCGTCTGTACTCATTCCGCGAAAGGGCTCGCTGAGCAAGCTCTACTACGTGGACCGCCCGTTCTGGACGGTTGACACGATCTTCTACTCGGAGGTGGGGGATCGAGTTGAGGCCAAGTTCATTTATTACTACCTGCTCACGCAGAGGCTCGAAGAGCTCAACAAGGCAGGCGGCGTGCCGAGCCTGACCCAGGGTGAACTCAACCAGCTGAGAGTGCCGGTACCACCTCTCGAGGTTCAGCGAGAGATCGTGGCAATCTTGGACAACTTCTCGGAGCTGGAAGCGGAGCTGGAAGCGGAGCTGGAAGCGGAGCTGGAAGCGCGACGTTTTCAGTACGACCACGTGCGTCGTAATCTGCTGGATCAGGCCAAAGCGTCGAGTTTTGTTCCTCTCGGTGACCTGGCCACGATCGGTACGGGTAGCCACGACACGAAGGACGCAGTCCCAGAAGGAGAGTTCGTCTTCTACGCGCGCGGTCGAGAACCGCTCCGTTTGGAGTCTTTCGACTTTGACGAGCAAGCGATCATCACCGCTGGAGATGGCGCCGGAGTTGGCAAGGTGTTCCACTTCGTAGACGGAAAGTACGCGCTTCACCAGCGCGCCTATCGCATCGTGCCGGAATCGAAGATGGACGGGCGCTTCCTGTACCACCACATGGTTGCCGAATTCGA is from Microcella sp. and encodes:
- a CDS encoding YciI family protein; this encodes MITIYSNPTADAAWATTERETLDATHGAVIAELAASKELVDTNELDTENVTVIGHHNGTPVTTRGPFTEGTEYIGGYYLVDVASHERAVEIAGKFAEVKYSPIEVRRLLHTEEAS
- a CDS encoding YciI family protein produces the protein MEYLLLIISDPAAPTYIPEEDNIEEWVADLERRGAARAGNRLRPPSDATTVTVRDGKTILTDGPFTESKESIAGFDLIDVDNLDEALEIAAAHPMARFGRVEVRPVWPFE
- a CDS encoding RNA polymerase sigma factor, whose protein sequence is MPAPRSAATKASTTLAEVAASERLRIVATLIRTTGDWDLAEDCFHDAVTRALTTWPERGIPDNPGAWLTTVAKNAAIDAIRKAKAEHRATERAAREPTPEADEEATVHDNIDDDRLRLIFTCCHPALALENRVAFTLRTVLGLTVAETAHVFLVSEQTMQKRLVRTRAKIRAAGIPYRVPPPHLLPERTAGVLAVLYLLFTEGYSSGSGSDLVRPALADEAIRLTRLVAQLLPQQPEVLALLALELFQHSRAASRLDAAGDLVLLEDQDRSRWNTDAIIEASRMLAEAEHTLHILGATPGPYLLQAQIAAEHATAPTAASTNFARIATLYAHLSQVAPSPIVDLNRAIAVAFSDGPDAGLALLDTLNLDAHLGEYHLLHATRADLLRRLGRPADALPHYRRALELAPSDPERRFLQRRLDKLP
- a CDS encoding tetratricopeptide repeat protein, producing MAFSESPDAGLALLDTLQLDAQLGEYHLLHATRADLLRRLGRPTDALPHYRRALELAPSDPERRFLQRRIDDRKASESVVLHAASSMHGQT
- a CDS encoding SIR2 family protein, coding for MSIEPIKTVAAAIQRLTSSFSDFASAFNGGEYVFWLGSGISRDRVPPLAALVERVLEYLRSNAAEEPEVGEHRTALKEVLQLAGLTAEEFEGIDYSVPVKDWPHRERILMALSSKYSQVLDVPVGGARPEDYLVWSVLDVATTYGSPDLEPDVEHHCIAILMLEGLVESSVTANWDGLVERALGELSPAIDSLARVIVKPDDFRISGTRIDLIKFHGCAVRARNSEDEYRNLIVARESQISRWTQQPENQSIRKHLESLYTDRPAVILGLSAQDANLHTVFAQAIQDLARPWPSSPPAVVLAEEELHPYHRNLLRITYGPNHQENLEGIRQSALLGVYAKPTLLALVLLALRHKLSFLMEREIVSVWGAPDAEHLHDGLLALQDRVASYADLESSGEFDPSATTDLQRKFVVRLEDVANLALTVFRTGRAPSSGGPLYEPLSDRPISRAVLNADFPARQFARLGVALALIGRGLELGHWSAVPGTSGLPADGVLRLITSDRSVRVNIVKDASTLTELELSGLYEDGDQDDLLVVADALPQAQTRSPKSTYGRTGNAGAGKFSVARGIEETDSIGELFEAFMLAGGF
- a CDS encoding AAA family ATPase, which codes for MSDFPLLHLTVTDFRRIEGARQFPLDAPVVLIHGPNGTGKTSLLSALELALTGAIRSMERQSEQYMDHLPFFGQPFATVQALVTDSLMSGSRNAKIKVGGSHSEGRPALQDDAASFYAERCYLDQASLSRLLDLYQDREGSGQSALEKFVNELLGLEKLDALRAGLSDANDFRRLKRLALGVDEAVRQVKATDEEYADEVSLRTDARIAITAARMAVLEAMDSLGLKVDSDTTNRNLIRQVRAALRNGVSSEELATATTVHQELVALGGRISALVERPTPPRVDKTRTALATAKSASEKWNLEDGERVRAWEAVARAEAEAAGVVVQSEVRLSIENALLVLTQKKESDSAVRKQLESLTTDLAAERLNLESLQNQLADAHEHSSALVEILSAARLAVEDTGDTCPVCERDFRETGRGALPSFIDSKLEELTTHGEHLVRLRGDRDRRSSQVVQMEAELAQLQARSLPADQLSIISERIQLLSNLATQTDEIEQVKARGADLARTVNDLQKALDDVEAQTAEEVFLAGEIVKYASRLKVEATPTTSSFKSVWNQLLVQAQENLSHLSETAERHRDAKAELGQLEEQIEHEAAIAKRLAEIADRKKLWSGRLREAKRRQGIAREVHEAATRARTNIVQRVFTQSLNDVWKSVFTRLAPNENFVPGFGIPSANKKAFDIKLKTTHKLGQTSGPPQMMLSAGNLNTAALSLFLALHLAVEPVVPCLVFDDPVQAMDEVHVAQFAALVRLLAKRNARQVIIAVHERELFEYLSLELSPAFEGDELITIELGGRAEDEDGGVTRHVWRPDVAVQS
- a CDS encoding type I restriction-modification system subunit M — protein: MPPTTREAQRAELHKAIWRVANDLRGSVDGWDFKSYVLGMLFYRFISENLTAYLNRQERAAGQADFDYAQLQDKDAEHGRAETVKEKGFYILPSELFTNVRAKAPADENLNETLSRIFQNIEGSAVGSESEDDLKGLFQELDPNSNKLGNTVAQRNQKLVKLLNAIGDLNLGDFENHEIDAFGDAYEYLMQMYAAAAGKSGGEYYTPQEVSELLAQIASIGKTELKKVYDPAVGSGSLLLKFQKVLGPGKVGGYFGQEINLNTYNLARINMFLHDVPYEQFHLAHGDTLLHPAHWDDEPFEAIVSNPPYSIKWEGDANPLLINDPRFAPAGVLAPKSKADLAFTMHILSWLAVNGTAAIVEFPGVMYRSGAEAKIRKYLVDNNYVDAVIQLPADLFFGTTIATCILVLKKSKTTNEVVFIDASAEFTRSNTKNKLTDAHRERIVTALVERAPVDHFAALVPNADIAAREYLLSVSSYVQAEDTREAVDITALNAEIGHIVARQAELRKAIDAIVADLEDAR
- a CDS encoding restriction endonuclease subunit S → MSRVNVLLDDLAPGGVEFARLGDVIRIKNGRDYKHLGPGEVPVYGTGGVMTHVDTAAHAGPSVLIPRKGSLSKLYYVDRPFWTVDTIFYSEVGDRVEAKFIYYYLLTQRLEELNKAGGVPSLTQGELNQLRVPVPPLEVQREIVAILDNFSELEAELEAELEAELEARRFQYDHVRRNLLDQAKASSFVPLGDLATIGTGSHDTKDAVPEGEFVFYARGREPLRLESFDFDEQAIITAGDGAGVGKVFHFVDGKYALHQRAYRIVPESKMDGRFLYHHMVAEFEGYLQQISVRGSVNSLRRPMFLAFPVPVPALGEQERIAGVLDKLDAFVNDLSIGLPAELAARRKQYEYYRDKLLTFEEAPA